The Oenanthe melanoleuca isolate GR-GAL-2019-014 chromosome 1A, OMel1.0, whole genome shotgun sequence genome contains a region encoding:
- the RANGAP1 gene encoding ran GTPase-activating protein 1: MASEDITKLAESLAKTKVGGGQLSFKGQSLKLNTAEDAEEVIKQIEEFDGLEALRLEGNTVGVEAAKVIAKALEKKSELKRCHWSDMFTGRLRSEIPPALISLGDALIAAGAQLVELDLSDNAFGPDGVRGFEALLKSPACYTLQELKLNNCGMGIGGGKILAAALKECHRKSSAQGKPLALKIFVAGRNRLENDGATALAEAFGIIGTLEEVHMPQNGINHPGITALAQAFAINPLLKVINLNDNTFTEKGAVAMAETLKALRQIEVINFGDCLVRSKGAVAIADAVKEGLHKLKELNLSFCEIKRDAALTVAEAIEDKTELEKLDLNGNCLGEEVCEQLHEILEGFNMASVLGSLSDDEGDEDDDDEEEDDEEEEEEEEQQQLKERGAEEQESLTPKKIIDSQASTPVPSPPVDVATFLAFPSPEKLLRLGPKCSVLIAQQTDTSDVEKVVATLLRISSVFKDEAPVKTAVHETTDALMKKAFGSATFNSDAFITNLLVHMGLLKSEEKIKTVPSLYGILMTLNHMVQQDYFPKSLAPVLSAFVTKPNRALDSCSFARHMLLQTLHQL; encoded by the exons atggcATCAGAAGACATCACTAAGCTCGCAGAGTCACTTGCCAAAACTAAAGTGGGTGGTGGACAATTGAGCTTCAAAGGCCAAAGCCTTAAACTCAACACAGCTGAAGATG CTGAAGAAGTGATCAAGCAAATTGAGGAATTTGATGGCCTGGAAGCCTTGCGCCTGGAAGGCAACACAGTGGGTGTGGAGGCAGCAAAGGTTATTGCCAAAGCCTTGGAGAAGAAAAGTGAGCTCAAG AGGTGTCATTGGAGTGACATGTTCACAGGCAGGCTGAGGTCTGAGATCCCTCCTGCTTTG ATCTCTTTGGGGGATGCACTCattgctgctggagcccagctggtGGAGTTGGACCTGAGTGACAATGCCTTTGGGCCAGATGGTGTGCGTGGCTTTGAGGCTCTGCTGAAGAGCCCTGCATGCTACACTCTGCAGGAACTCAAGCTCAATAACTGTGGCATGGGCATTGGTGGTGGCAAG ATAttggcagctgctctgaaagAGTGTCACAGGAAATCAAGTGCCCAGGGCAAGCctcttgctttaaaaatatttgtggctGGCAGAAATCGTCTGGAGAATGATGGTGCCACTGCCCTGGCTGAAGCCTTTGGG ATCATTGGGACTCTAGAAGAGGTCCATATGCCACAGAATGGAATTAACCATCCTGGCATAACAGCGCTGGCACAGGCCTTTGCTATCAACCCACTGCTTAAGGTTATAAACTTGAATGACAACACCTTCACAGAGAAAGGAGCTGTGGCCATGGCTGAG ACTCTGAAGGCGCTTCGGCAGATTGAAGTGATCAACTTTGGGGACTGCCTGGTGCGTTCCAAGGGTGCTGTTGCTATTGCTGATGCTGTTAAAGAAGGGCTTCATAAATTAAAG gAACTGAATTTGTCTTTCTGTGAGATCAAACGAGATGCTGCTCTGACTGTTGCTGAAGCTATTGAAGATAAGACAGAGTTGGAGAAATTGGATCTCAATG GTAACTGTCTGGGAGAAGAGGTGTGTGAGCAGCTCCATGAGATCCTTGAAGGCTTCAATATGGCATCAGTGCTGGGATCTTTGAG CGATGATGAaggggatgaggatgatgatgatgaggaggaagatgatgaggaagaggaagaagaggaggaacagcaacagctgaaggagaggggagcagaAGAACAGGAGTCACTGACTCCTAAGAAGATAATTGATTCACAG GCTTCAACTCCAGTGCCATCTCCTCCTGTGGATGTTGCCACATTCCTTGCTTTCCCATCACCAGAGAAGCTGCTGCGACTAGGACCaaagtgctctgtgctgatAGCTCAGCAG aCAGATACATCTGATGTAGAGAAAGTAGTTGCAACCCTCCTAAGGATATCCTCAGTCTTCAAAGATGAAGCCCCAGTGAAAACAGCAGTGCATGAAACAACAG ATGCCTTGATGAAAAAAGCCTTTGGTTCTGCCACATTTAATTCAGATGCATTCATCACAAACCTCTTGGTCCACATGGGACTACTGAAG AGTGAAGAGAAGATCAAAACTGTTCCAAGCCTTTATGGTATTCTTATGACCTTGAACCATATGGTCCAGCAGGATTATTTCCCTAAATCCCTGGCCCCAGTTCTCTCTGCTTTTGTTACAAA ACCCAACCGTGCTCTTGACTCCTGTTCATTTGCTCGCCACATGCTCTTACAGACCCTCCACCAGCTGTAA